Proteins encoded within one genomic window of Tachysurus vachellii isolate PV-2020 chromosome 16, HZAU_Pvac_v1, whole genome shotgun sequence:
- the si:ch211-214j24.10 gene encoding uncharacterized protein si:ch211-214j24.10 produces MHIKTGTLESNHAVCESDTLCDPAVLVSPPQTEPHIRNRRLSPGSGSCGGGGGGCAARVDTLSPHQSSNSPHREGPSHGTAHTQPLNREHRAQNRGRGPRREGAGQKLQKSSQAQKDKWMGETLSSLRPPPAFPVKDSPAKLQPAVSYASKVKAGGQFGGMAEEPPGIGALLQNQWGLSFITNGPVMENTTSSAEEDTEQSPSATVHHLAEETVSEKFVALPSKCSKEPDDSAQLLLTCRHLMEAVQYHTQEWSAVFRKQKEDPVKVVWYTDSS; encoded by the exons GTACCTTGGAGTCAAATCATGCAGTGTGTGAGTCGGACACGCTGTGTGACCCTGCTGTCCTCGTGTCTCCTCCTCAAACCGAGCCACACATCCGGAACAGGCGTCTCTCCCCTGGCTCTGGCAgttgtggtggaggtggaggtggctGTGCCGCCCGAGTCGACACACTTTCCCCTCATCAGTCATCAAACAGCCCTCATCGTGAAGGACCTTCACATGGAACTGCTCACACACAACCCTTGAACAGAGAGCACAGGGCTCAGAACAGAGGCAGAGGTCCTCGTCGTGAGGGAGCCGGTCAAAAACTCCAGAAATCCTCTCAGGCACAGAAGGACAAGTGGATGGGAGAGACGCTGTCGTCTCTTAGACCTCCGCCCGCTTTCCCGGTGAAGGACAGCCCTGCCAAGCTGCAGCCGGCAGTCAGTTACGCCTCCAAGGTGAAGGCGGGCGGACAATTTGGGGGCATGGCTGAAGAGCCACCTGGCATCGGGGCACTTCTGCAGAATCAGTGGGGACTCAGCTTCATTACCAATGGGCCGGTGATGGAGAACACCACTTCAAGTGCTGAAGAGGACACAGAGCAGAGTCCATCTGCAACTGTTCACCACCTTGCTGAAGAAACGGTTTCTGAAAAATTTGTGGCTTTGCCAAGCAAGTGCTCCAAGGAGCCTGACGATTCTGCGCAGCTGCTGCTCACCTGTCGCCATCTAATGGAAGCTGTGCAGTATCATACACAAG AATGGAGTGCAGTCTTCAGGAAACAGAAAGAAG